The following DNA comes from Parus major isolate Abel chromosome 10, Parus_major1.1, whole genome shotgun sequence.
TTGCTCAAAACTCGCACAGAACTGTATGAAGCTGAGGAAAGAGCATTAAGGGTTATGCTGGAGGGagaacaggaggaggaaaggaagagggaaatggaaaagaaacagaagaaagaaagggaaaaactaCTACAGCAGAAACTGGAAATTGATTCCAAGCTGTTTGGGGATCCAGGTAAATTCTGCATCCTGTTCTTAACAGTGTTTTTCCACATCACATCCCAGTCTCACAGACACTGGATTTGAAATGTAGGCACAGATCTAGTTGAGAAAGGAATCATTCACTGGAGTAATTTATTGTCTGAGAATGGGGGATAAACATAGTGCTGTTAACACCTGTGGTGTAAGAGGAGCTGTTGAGCTCTTCGACATGGACTGCAGCACATCTCAAGCTGGTTTCATAATATTTTGCAAGAAGAGGTTGTAGATTAAACTGAAGTGAGAATAAACAGAATAGATTGAAGACTTCCAGAACCCAGTAGGTGCTTTAGTCTGGTGCTTTGGTAAGTGTGACTCAGATTCAGTGTCcgtattttccccttttttagATGGTGGAATCAGGAAGTTTTGCTAGTCTTGGCTTTCCTCTGACAGCTGTGGTATGGACCAGGAGATGTGTAACATGTAAATCTTTCATATATTACATAGGGACCTGATGTCAGATTACAGCTGGGCAGTAGCAAATGATTTTGCAAATTTGGGGCTTCTGAGACTCACTGGAATGGAAGATTTTCCTGGATTATTGAACAATTTCTGCATCTGTGTTTTCACAGCTGAATTCCCACTTGTCCATTTGCTGCAGCCTTTCAGAGACTACTACTTACAAGCTGAACATTCTGTAGCAGCCCTAATCCAGATCAGGTAAACccaaagaaagtattttatcaTCAGAGATTGTGGGCActgttttttgaaaatgtaaattcagTGCCCTTTTTGGTTTGTCAGCTTCCAAATATGGTTATGCAATGGATTGTTCTGgttttttcaagtttcttgCTTGAGTCATATCTAACAGATGCCCATTTAACACCAGAACATTGAATTTTCACACttgtcttttgaaaaacaagtttAAGACTACAAGTATTGTGGGTTTTGTATTGATCTGTAACTTCTATGTGGGTATACAGTAAATCTTACCACCAAACTAATCCCAGGTCTCCTCTCAAACAATGCTCTCTCTGTTAAAGGCATGAATGGGATCAGTACTTGGTGCCAGCTGACCACCCTGAAGGAAGCTGCATCCCTCCAGGATGGGTTCTCCCAAGTCTCCCCACCAATGACACTTGGGCCACTGCTGTCAGATAATTtagtaataaattatttcaacGTTGGAGGATTGCTTCATTATAATTATATGTAAATATGAGGGTCCAAAGAGGAAGTCTCATCCTCTCTTTCGGCAGCCAGGTACTGGAATGTCTTTACTGCAACGTCTTGAAAAAGTTTAAGAATTGTTTTTGCTGATTGACTGTGCAGGGAGATAGCTGAGCAAGCCCAGAGCTTCCAGGCCTCTCATGCTGTGGAATTACAATTTGGCTGTGAGTTCTTGTTAAATCTCAATCTTAATAAAGGAACATTGCTGATGGTATTTGTGCCAGTATTAACATCCTGTTTTTAGTAGCTTTTATCTTTATAAAGGATGATGAAAACGtcagaaattaagaattttttaaaaaaagagattattagtaaacatgtttttctttttaaatgaagcatGTCAAGCATCACTGTCAAAATAGTTCCTGTATTTTTGAGTGTAGAGACAAACCAATTACAAGTTTAAATGAATTCTGAAGTACAAACAGGACAGGGTTTTTCAAGGTTGAGTAAAGCAGCTGTTGACATTTTACTTTTGTGGACTAAAACTGATaccaaaacatggaaaaaattccCAGTTGTGGTGAAATAGGTCAGACAGCCATgtgaataaatacaaatttgatGAATAAgcctgctggaaaaaaaacctaataaaCTCAGAACCTAATAACCTACTGTAAGTGTTTAGACTATATAGATATTTTTGTATGGGGACATATCACATTTACAATATTTGATTAAAAACCACAGCTTTATTTTGtaagtagttttttttttttacagaaaaaatagagataaatggatttttgtttaaagcattttcataCCAGGGGAGAGATTTGTTTGAGTACTTTGCTGAGTACATCAAATATGACTCCAATGAGGAGAGAATTGTTGGGAAAAGGTTTGTGTGAAGGAACTTCTCCCCACCTGCaaggtgacagaggtgacatCTGATGTCAAAGCTTTCCATGTTCTGGACAGTTTGTTTGTAACTCTGCCAGCATATGGATTTGGAGCTTTGCTGTTCTGCACAGATTGCTGTGGCAcctttccagagctgcagtccTTATTCTTGCTTAGCCCCAACGTGTGGGAATCAAGTTAATCTCTCCAGTGCTTTGTCTCTTGGCGTCACAACAGTGCGTAATTCACGCGTGACATTGCCTAAATTCAGTACCTGGGTCTTAGGTGCAATGTTAGTAGTGTCCTGGCTGAACCTTTGTGCTGGTTTCTGTCAGTAAGAGACAAAAACTGGTAGTTCCTGATAGAACATGAGGGCACAAGTTTGCAATTGTTGCTCACCTGTAGCACCCCAAAATACAGATTGCCATGAAGTCCTCTGCAGGTGGTGTTCTGATTTGCTCTTCCCTACATTCTCCCTTCCTAATGTCACTTCCAGCATCTCATTACTCCAGACCCAAGGCTGAGCCAGATCCTGGGGAGTCTTCCCTGATGAAGACACACAAggtcaaatttaaaaataaaaacaactgcaTAAAACCAATACAAACCAAACACTTTCAGTTCAGGCAGCTTAGTGACCAGAGGATGCTCTGCTTAAACAATTAGGCTCCTTATCCCATCAGCATGTCTGATGGAACAGGCCAACCGCTTAAGCTACGATTATCTTAAAGCTGTCCAAGTCAGCTGCTTGTCTGACACTGCAAGAATTTAAAGAGCTGAGCAGTAGATAAGGAGACTGCAAAGCAGCAGCCCTGTTCTCCCTGCCCTGCGAGGAGAGAGCTCCATGAGTTCATCTGACGGTAAGGACAGCTTCACATTGCTAATAAACATAGGGCTTGAAAATGCCAGGGGAGAATCTACCTTTAGGTATGTTCTGTGTATTTGTTCTTGTCTAACAACATCtgcattaaaatgtttaatagCTTTAGTGAGGAAGTTGTTGAAGCCACAGATGGGGAGGAATGTTTAAAATCTCAACTCATAAAATACATGGACACAGGGTATTAACTGAAAAAGCTTGTCTTCAGACTCGATTCCCATTTTCCTGAGTATAATATTTCCCACTGTTTTTAAGTTGTAAAAACAGTGTAGCCCAGAAGAAGAGAGGTTGGCTGTGAGCTTCCAAGATTAGTTTGTATCCTATTCCTCCCCTGGTCCTGGTGCAGttgtttctcctgctgtttaGGCACATCCTCTTCTTGATGTGAACTGGTTCATGCACTGGCTGGTGTCTGCAATATAAAAGTGGGCAGAGGTGGTGTGGAGAACATGAGGTCAGAGCCCTTGTAGTAATTCCCTTCTGGTGGGAGTGGGTATTTATGACTGACCCTCTTTTATCCTTTTCTAGTAGCATTTTTATTGTGATTGCTCCTGCCCCAAAGTACTTCTTGTTTTCTAAACTGTAGTTTTGGGAATTAACACTTGTGTGAGCCTCTCTTAAAGCACAGTATTTATGCAGTGAAATACAACGAGGTACAGTACCATCATCtcatattttcttcattgtggCTTCAGACACACTCACTACCCATCAGCATCCCTTAAAGTATAATTTGAACCTGAGTGGAGCCATTCTGGGTGACAGATGCTGAGACACTGCTTTCCTCAGCACCCTGGGAGTTTGGGAAGAGCCAATTTACAGCCCAAGCTGCAGGGGAGGTCAGTCCCCCTTgcatgcaggagctgctcaagGAGTAACAGAAAGTTGAGGGAAGGTGGCTTTGCTTACAGATGTTTTCAGGCGTCACCTTTGTCATTGCTGACGTGGATTGTCCTTTAGGCTGAGCGCTCTTAAGCTGAGCAGATGGGCTGGCTCCATGTGGGATCCCAACACGTTGCCTGTGCTGCATGTTAGTGGCAGGACATGTGCAGGAGCACAAAGCTCGTTAGAGGCTCTGCTTGTGCAGAGTTATTAAAGGCTCCTGACATAAACAGGCAAAGTGACAGCCCTGTTGTCATTCTGGTACAACAAAGTGGAGTTGCAGTGAGTGATTGTGCTCATTGATTGTGGCAATCTCTGTGGCCTGGCAGCTCTTTGTGAGTCCTTTGTCAACACACAAAACTATCCTGAACCAAATCTCCCATTACAGActcttatttttgctttaaacagACAGTTCTGTCACCCTTGTGTATATTCTTCAGCATATTTCCTCTTAGTGGAGTGTTTATTCTTGTTGTCATagaagctgtttgtttttaaaggaaaaaaaataactgggAAAAGCACTTGGGGATGTCACATACATATTTACTGTGTGATCTGAAGATGAGTGCTGAGGACTTTGGGATGAGCAGGCACATGCTGCCAGCACCAGAACTTGGTGGAAGACTGGCTACCAGCTCCTAACAGTTTATAATCTATTAAAGAAGTGATTTTACACACTGTCATCACTGTGAAGCTGAAAACTCAAGGCTTCATGCAGCAAGTAATGGCTTTTTAGTAAATCGAGACATTCATAGAGATCTGATGGCTACACTTGCAGTAATATTTTCCCTGACAGCATTCCCAATTCACCAGCaatttttctctcccctgcaaTTCCTGATCTAAAACCATCACCACAGTTAAAATGAATGCATGGTTCCTAAAAGCTAATCTTAAACGTGGCTTGTTTGACATCCTCCAAATTCCCAAGCTTGCCTAATGCCTCCTTGTCTGGCTCCCAGcaagctgctgcagtgcccaaAGGGATGCCCTCACCTCAGCTCCCTTGGGATGCTCCATGTGATGGCTTAGCAGCATGAGGCCATGTGCATGAGCTCTGTCACCACAGGTTTTACAGACAGGGGAGACCTGCAAGGTGTCCTCCTTGGCTGTGCTTTCTCCCTCTGTAACTGGAAAAAGTGCTCAGTCCCAGCTTGGGGAAGGCATCATGCAATGGTACtagagggagaaggagagacaggagggatgggaagCAGCAAGGCAAGcatggaggagaaaaatgctCAGGGTCTCTGCCAAAGAAAGCCATAAGCATGGTCAAGTCTGGCTGGGTCAAGCTGAGAATAGCAAAGGTTAGTTCAGACAAAGCTTCCTGGTGTTGGTAACTAAGATTTTACCAATCTGTTTTTACCCAGCTGGTACTTGAAATAGCCAACCTAAGAGGTGCTAGCCCTCCCTCTTacagtttctgttttccttcctccagcagcaagAAATCAGGCAGCAGCAATGAACTACCTGGATGAAATTCCCTTCCGGATGGCCATGAGCCTCAGTGGGGGTTCAGAGGAAGAAATCACTTTAGTCACTGCCCCAGACATTGAGCTCCCTGACTGCACCGACATCCTCATGAGCACCATGGTGAGTCCACACCTGGGTCACTGCTGGGGGATGCTCAAAGGGATGTCAGCAGCGTTCTCAtgaaagaagggaagggaaaccTAACTGATCCCTTCACTGGCTGGTTTGAAGCAGTATTGGGAGGAGGTGAGAACGATTTGTTGTGTGTGGCAGTGATAAtggggttggtttggggttgctttctaaaaaatactttccaagCAGGAGGGTTAGGTTTTTCTGGGATAGAAGGACAAACttcaggctctgctctggggttgTTTGCTGCTTTGGAGTTACCACTGTCTCATttgttaataatatttattaaagatTTACCGATAAATCTACCAGCTATAAGTAGGCAATACTACCTGTGCTGGAAGCATATAGATAGTGTTTATATAAATACCCCATGTTTCTCCCTATTTGGGGATGATTTGATGCTCCCTTCTGAAACGAAACCATTGAGCTGCTGGTCCAGGCTGATCCTTATGGAGGGACATGAGGGTGTTTTCCTCAGGGAGGCTGATTTGGGTCCACAGCTGACCCAAGTGGCAGGAACAGTAAAAACAGCATTCCTGGGCTGTGAATGTACTTGCCTGCCTGTCAGGAGGAGACCTTGTTTGGAGAGCTCTGGGACGGGCAAGGCTTGTTTGTTCCAGGAAAACCCTCAGATTTGAGTCACAAACACACTTATATTTTAAGCTGAACTATGTGGAAATGACAACTCTGTTTGGGGACCAGCCGAGACCCTGGCGCCACTAGAGAATCCCATGGCTGGTTCTGCTTCTGCCTGAGGTGGCATCTCCCCTCTTGGTGGCTTCTGAGCCCgtgaagcagctctgccaagcaCTGCTAATGAGGGCCACAAACAAACTTTGCCACCATCCTGGGGGCAGCTTGTGGCTGGATGTGGTGCCTCTCTGCAGCTACATAAAATTGGGATGTCTGCACACTCCTGCCTTCCACAGTCAAAATGACACAAACACCTTCAAGCATAAAACACTTTTCCAAAGAATTGTAGGTGCAACTCACAATAGTAATGACTTCATAGATAGACTGATTTCAAGTGTAAATTTGGGGATTCCCTATAGAGATGAGGCTGGCACTGCCAAATCCTACAGCCAGCCCTAATGCTCAGGCAAATAGGAGCTGATATGGGAAGACTGCAGCCCTTAAAATGCCTCGTGGAGTGCATTTGCTCCATGCCACGTGGTCTGGTTTCACATGTCCTCACCAGCTGTCTCTCGCTCTTCTGCAGCACGACTTCTCGCTGGAAAGGAAAGTGCTGTACTGGGTGGAGGTGGCTTCTCAGCAGCAAACCTCCCGCCATCGAGTCACCTCCGAAGTTGTCCCCACGGCTCCCccgtgctggctgctgctggtggacCCTGCCGACAGCTACGGAGGGCGGGGTCGGGACGGGGCGGTGCGGCGCTCCATCAGCCTGAGCGCTGCTGACAGCTCCTACGGGCACGCCAAGGGCAGGGCGGTCCTGTCCGACACCGAGAGCGACACCTGGCACTCAGAGGAGGGTGAGTACTCGGATGATGAATACTCCTCAACATCTTGGGAAGAGAATGACAAGGATGAAACGGTCCTCTCCAGGAGGAGAAGCTCTGCGAGAAGTGTGTCTTCACGCCACGGCTTTTACCAGACCCGACCAAAGACATCACCTGGCTTGCTGGAGCCCTCGCCAGAGAACAATGTCCGTAGCCCAGCCAGCCCAGACCCCAGCAAGCAGAGAAGATCCATGGTGATATTTAACAACATGAAGAATGAGCTGGAAGCCGCCAGGAGGAAGCTGGCTGCTTTGGTGCATCCTTTGAACAGAGCTgccacagggagcagagtgATCCCAGTGCCACGACTGCTCCCCCAGTGCCCCGGCACCAACCGCAGCATCAAATACGGGCCAGATCTGGACGTGTCCCAGCAGGGGACAGTTGGGCCAACTCCTCCGGCCACAGTCACACCAATCCCTCCCATCAAGCAGCACAAGCCCACGGTACCGGTGAGGAGCATCCTTTGGTGGCCTTTTGTTCATTGCTgagagaggagggaggtggAGGGCATCGAATTGGTCTCATCTGGTGGGGGCTAACCAGCAAAAAGGAACCAAAATGGGGCTTTGGAAACACTGGAACCATGAGGAATTGCTGAAGTTGTCACAAGAAGTGAACAAAGGGTTTGATTTTTTCACTGAGGTTGAAAGAAGCTTTCTGGGTGCACATTTACTTGCTCTGTCCAAAACATTGACGTTTTCCCTAAGCAGGGTCTAATCTGATTTTCAGTTGAAGCActaaaaaaagagtgaaatatGGGGGATTTGTCCTCTTTTTCCTACATTATCCCTTTCTAACTGATATAACCGGGGCTTACAGGGAAATGTCCCCTTACAGTCATTGTCTTTTCTAGGAAACTTTGAACTTCATAGTCCTACTGAAAATACAGATCATTTAGTGATAGAGACAGTGATGTGAAAGGATGGAGTAAATAATACTGTGTCACCTTAAATCTGAATTGCACCCTGCTTTTAAGAAATTGCATCTAATCCAGCTGCTTGAGAGATTTAGGAGGTGAATTACTGAAAACCTGCAATAAAACCATCAGACACATGAATGATCAGGTTATTTATATGCAGTTGCATTTGACATGGAGTAATTAAGGAAAGATTGAATGCCTGTGTGTATTTGTATAACACCCACACTAAGCATTCTTCTCTGACCTGTATCTATAGCTGAGCCTGGATTTAATTAAGTCCAGTCTCATTCGATGCCCATTTGATGTTCCTTGTAtgggaattttccttttctggagaGAGCAAGGTAACCACCAGCATTCAGAAGCATTGCATCAACCTGTGTTGTTTCACCTCATTCCATGACCTGGAGCAGTAAGaccatctgtttttttctttgcagtccCTCAGCCCCTACACTTGCCTCCCCCCTGCCTCCACACCTGGACGACCTCTCAGCTGCCACAGATCCCAGCCAGATTCCTCGGCTGACCTGCTCTCTGCACTAAGCCAAGAAGAGCGAGACCTCATCGAGCCTGTCATAGCCCTGGGCTACCCCACCCAGAAAGCCATCCTCACCCTCCAGAAGACAGGAAGGCAAAGCTTAAGTCAGGTTGGTGAAGCTGGCATAGCACTGTGAGAAACTTTTGTTAAAGGAAAACTTGATTTTCATGGAGAAAGGAATGGCTGTTTTCTTTGGGGTAGGTTTTTGATGGCCTTGCCTTTCCCCTTTGGTGTCAGACCACAGCTGACAGGATTTTCCATGAGATTACACTTTTGCTGTAATAAAATGGCAACGAGTTGCCATCAGCTTTTCAGCGCATAATCACGGCTGGTTTTGTTATCTGTTCAATCTGTTGTGTGAAGCATTGTGTTCTTTTGAGGTACAAATTTTGCCCCCTTATATGGAAACTTTTTGCACAtcatttttcccagctgttggATTTGTGTGATTATTGCCATGGCTCATCCTGTCAGACTGGGACTCTAGGAATACCTTGGAGACTTGTTTGGGCTCTCTCCAAAACACAGCTTCCCTGTGTTGGAGCAAGCAGGGAATCCATGCAAACATTGCAGCAGAGTCCCAGTGCTCTTTTCATGAGGAACCCTCTATAATAACCtgaaatttattgaaaatactTAACATGCAGCCTCTTCCTACCCCTGAGATGTGAGTacatccctgcctgctgtgctgcaaCTTCATTCCCAATGTTTCAGATGAATGTCAGAAAGGTCCAGGTGAGCTCAGAGCATCCATGACATGAGGGAGGCTGCTGGCTCTGACTCTCT
Coding sequences within:
- the UBAP1L gene encoding ubiquitin-associated protein 1-like isoform X2, coding for MNYLDEIPFRMAMSLSGGSEEEITLVTAPDIELPDCTDILMSTMHDFSLERKVLYWVEVASQQQTSRHRVTSEVVPTAPPCWLLLVDPADSYGGRGRDGAVRRSISLSAADSSYGHAKGRAVLSDTESDTWHSEEGEYSDDEYSSTSWEENDKDETVLSRRRSSARSVSSRHGFYQTRPKTSPGLLEPSPENNVRSPASPDPSKQRRSMVIFNNMKNELEAARRKLAALVHPLNRAATGSRVIPVPRLLPQCPGTNRSIKYGPDLDVSQQGTVGPTPPATVTPIPPIKQHKPTVPSLSPYTCLPPASTPGRPLSCHRSQPDSSADLLSALSQEERDLIEPVIALGYPTQKAILTLQKTGRQSLSQAAEFLHLLAQFNDMGFQQNEVKEVLLLCGNQRERALEELVMKTH
- the UBAP1L gene encoding ubiquitin-associated protein 1-like isoform X1; this translates as MNYLDEIPFRMAMSLSGGSEEEITLVTAPDIELPDCTDILMSTMHDFSLERKVLYWVEVASQQQTSRHRVTSEVVPTAPPCWLLLVDPADSYGGRGRDGAVRRSISLSAADSSYGHAKGRAVLSDTESDTWHSEEGEYSDDEYSSTSWEENDKDETVLSRRRSSARSVSSRHGFYQTRPKTSPGLLEPSPENNVRSPASPDPSKQRRSMVIFNNMKNELEAARRKLAALVHPLNRAATGSRVIPVPRLLPQCPGTNRSIKYGPDLDVSQQGTVGPTPPATVTPIPPIKQHKPTVPSLSPYTCLPPASTPGRPLSCHRSQPDSSADLLSALSQEERDLIEPVIALGYPTQKAILTLQKTGRQSLSQFLSYLGACDRLLKQGYEEGQVEEAMEMFQYSEKKAAEFLHLLAQFNDMGFQQNEVKEVLLLCGNQRERALEELVMKTH